The uncultured Methanoregula sp. genomic sequence CATCCAGCTTGTTCTCTTCACAGGATTGGCGGACCATGGCACCAAGCAGGACTGCTCCCCCGGGCCGGGCGAGCATTCTCGTACCCGGGAAATTCATCCAGTTCGGAACAGGTTTTTGATCGTGCGGCCTGGATGCATATTTTTCTTCCCAGGCTATCCAGTCAACGGCAACATCCCCGGCAACGACAACGGTTTTTACCATGATTTCCCCCATAGCTGACGCATTTGGCTCAAAAATACAGCCACCTACTGATTACTGTGCAATTTGCGGGATAAAAGATAAAATGATCTAAATAATATTGTGTCCCGTCAGGGAACCGGGTGCGCCAGGAAATGGGGAACCTCAGGATCCGTTGACGGGATTGTCTGAATAACATATTTCTGACAATGAAAACATTGAATTTTTAATTGTACAACCAACCCGGAATCATAAACCGTGGCGGGTCTTATGTCCAAACCCCTGCAAGAAAAAATATCTTTCCTGGTATGCAAAGGATGAATATTTCAAATCTTCCTTCACCAGAACGTATTCGTCACATTAATTATCTGTCATTTAAGATACCGCTGTATGGGCAAGACCCGGCCTGCAATCGTCATAATCATCGCAATATGCATCATTCTCGCAGGTGTTGTCCTGCTGCATATCCCGGTTTCTGGCACGACCCCGGTCTCAATCCCGGATGAAAAAGTTAAGACCACATACGACGTTCTCATCCCGCCGGGTAATGGCAACAGCACGGAAGTTGACCATATCATCCTCCGGGGCGGCAGTCAGCAGGATATCGGGTACGCGCTCGCACGGATCGCTATCGATAAGTACGGCGCAACTCTCATTTCTTACGACGATCCGGTCTATGGAAAAGCCAGGGAAGAATACATCCGCCTTCACGACCCGGGCATGTATCAGCGCATCCAGGGAATAAAAAAGGCGTACGGGCAAAAAGCGGATGATTACTCCCAGGATGCAAGCTCGCTCATATACATCTTCAGTTACCCGTTCTGCTCCGCCATCTATTTCCCCCCGGATTCAACACAGGATCACCATGCCTATAGCGGCAAGGACCTGGAATGGATCTACAACCCGCAAATGAACGAGTTTAATGTGGCCAATTTCCTCAATCCCAAAGCTCTCATGATCAACCGGGTCCGGAACCGGATTAACGTTGTCGAGATATATCCTGATGATGGATACGCAACTCTCGTGGTGGGGAGTCTGGATCTCGCAAATGGCGCTTTCGATGGCATCAACGAGAAGGGGCTCTCCGTCACCGTGCTCGAGGATTCGGATACATATGTAGACCCGGGCACTGCGGGAGCCGGGGGAACATCGGAGGGTCTCAATTTCCTTCAACTGGGCCGGTCTGTCCTGGGAAATTGTGCCAGCGTGGAAGAAGCAAAGGATCGGATTCTTGAAAACCGGGTCTCAATGCCGTACATGGGAGCGCATTTTCTTATTTCAGATCCTTACGG encodes the following:
- a CDS encoding carcinine hydrolase/isopenicillin-N N-acyltransferase family protein, with translation MGKTRPAIVIIIAICIILAGVVLLHIPVSGTTPVSIPDEKVKTTYDVLIPPGNGNSTEVDHIILRGGSQQDIGYALARIAIDKYGATLISYDDPVYGKAREEYIRLHDPGMYQRIQGIKKAYGQKADDYSQDASSLIYIFSYPFCSAIYFPPDSTQDHHAYSGKDLEWIYNPQMNEFNVANFLNPKALMINRVRNRINVVEIYPDDGYATLVVGSLDLANGAFDGINEKGLSVTVLEDSDTYVDPGTAGAGGTSEGLNFLQLGRSVLGNCASVEEAKDRILENRVSMPYMGAHFLISDPYGNATIVEFDNVSRKARFTDYHNVPVPVTNYAIYLTPDYTNLRITDPGDIGDDYYRMHKLHGYIDTHAGLFNETDIRAALKLVEANAHTSADEILPGTTIRLVYTDVTDLNEKTMTVRFYLRDGPVSDPAWGTHELVMSEPFTFRLKP